In the genome of Gloeocapsa sp. PCC 73106, the window ACAAACAAAGCCGTCCTAGAATGACGGGGTTTAAAACCCAATTTTTTTGATAAGATCGATAGTGATTGTACCGGAGAAATCGGGAATAGGTGGTGCAAGCTTGGACAATTGTACGCGTACTTTTTTAACTGGAGTTAACTCTAAGATTTCAGTAGCGATCGCCCCAGCTAATTTCTCCACTAAAGCAAACTTGGCTGTGGTAATTTGCCCTTTAACTATACTAATAGCTTGTCGATAATCTAGGGTATCACAGATGCGATCGCTTACAGACGCTTCAGTTAAATCTAACCAGAGAGTTAAATCTACTCTAAACCACTGTCCCAAAATTTGCTCTTCAGTTAGAAAACCAGTATAACCGTAAGCGCGGATATCCTTAATTTTAATCCGATCCATCCTCTCTATTTTGCCTCACTTCGTCCCTACAATTATGACTAAATTAATCGCCTTAATTACGGATTTTGGGCTACAAGATATCTATGTGGGCGTCATCAAGGGGGTAATCGCCTCTATTAACTCCCATATTCCTATTTTAGATATCACTCACCACATTCCACCTCAAGATCTTATTAGTGCCAGTTTTTGTTTGAAGAGCGCTTATCCCTATTTTCCCTCTGAAACCATCTATCTAGCAGTGGTCGATCCAGGAGTGGGAAGCACTAGAAAAGCGATCGCCCTGCGCGCTGAGCATGAGACTTATTTCATCGGTCCTGATAATGGACTATTTACTGGTATCTTAGATTTAATTCCCATACTTGAAGCTAGAGAATTGACTAATCGAGTCTATTGGCGATCGCCTGAACCTAGTTTAACCTTTCACGGACGCGATATCTTTGCTTCTGTAGCTGCGCATTTAGCTAGTGGTGTACCCTTTGAAACTCTGGGGGAGAAAATACCCCTCCCAAGCTTGGTAAGACTCCCTCTGGCGCCTTATCAACTCACTGCTGATGGGGTTGTGGGTGTGATTCAATATATAGATTATTTTGGCAATTTAATTACTAATATTCCCGCAAGTTTAGTAAGTAATAAATCTTGGTCAGTAAGTTTATTTAATACAACTATAGCCCAAAGCTCTACCTATAGTGAACAACCTCAAGGAGAGTTACTCGCTTTGATTAGTAGTAACGGTTGGGTAGAAATCGCCATTAATGGTGGTAGCGCGGCACAAAAGTTACAATTAAATTTAGGAGATTCCATTTACGTTAAATTTAAGGATTAAGTCATGCTACAATCAGAAATTTATCAAGGACAATTTGGGGAATTTATCATTGAGCGACGC includes:
- the folB gene encoding dihydroneopterin aldolase yields the protein MDRIKIKDIRAYGYTGFLTEEQILGQWFRVDLTLWLDLTEASVSDRICDTLDYRQAISIVKGQITTAKFALVEKLAGAIATEILELTPVKKVRVQLSKLAPPIPDFSGTITIDLIKKIGF
- a CDS encoding S-adenosyl-l-methionine hydroxide adenosyltransferase family protein; protein product: MTKLIALITDFGLQDIYVGVIKGVIASINSHIPILDITHHIPPQDLISASFCLKSAYPYFPSETIYLAVVDPGVGSTRKAIALRAEHETYFIGPDNGLFTGILDLIPILEARELTNRVYWRSPEPSLTFHGRDIFASVAAHLASGVPFETLGEKIPLPSLVRLPLAPYQLTADGVVGVIQYIDYFGNLITNIPASLVSNKSWSVSLFNTTIAQSSTYSEQPQGELLALISSNGWVEIAINGGSAAQKLQLNLGDSIYVKFKD